The genomic segment TGATCTACCGCTCATTCTCTTGGCCACTGTGTCGCACTGTCTCCTCAAGATAATGTGTAATAACTCTGTATTAGCTGTACTTGAAGGTGCGGCAGAGTGTTGAATTACAACTTCCGGCATTTTAGAGCAGTAGCATCATCCGTCTATTTTGTAGGAAGCGTGCATTAACTTCACTGTGTCAGGGTTGTAAACCTGCCCAGTCGTGTGTGATATCAACAGATTGAGGTTTACAGGTAccaattctttctcttcctgttgtaaaaaaaaatgaccaGAGGGATGTGCTTTGAGGCAGGAGGGCTTGTAATTTCCAGTGATTTATTAACACAGCTGCTGGAGCAACTTTTCTACTAGAGCAGTTTTTGAACGCTGACTGAGACATCTGTTTCTTCATCCCCTAGAATGTCCCGAAGAAGCATACGACCCCCGGTCCCTCTATGAAAGGCTTCAGGAACAAAAGGACAAGAAGCAGCAGGAGTTTGAAGAACAGTTCAAATTCAGTAAGTTCCAGTAAGCGCCTCTGAAATTCTGCCACACGGAGATGTGACCCATTATTTTTCctctcttatctccctggaatttTGCTCTTAAGAACAGAACGCTCTCTCCTGGAATGCTTCATAATGGAGAATGCCCCAGCAATCCTCTTGCAGGTGTGCCAAGGTTAGCAGAGCTGGCCTCTTGGCTACTGCTGGGTTCCAGAAACCAGTTTGTCCACTTctgcagaggaaaggaaaaagtgTGAGGCTCGGCATAGCTGCCAGCTTTTCTTCTTGGCTTCAAAAGCTGCTGATTTAGTGGTGCAAGGGACGTATTCCACCTCTGTATGTGTGCTGGCAGTGGGGAAGTGGTCTCCAGGGGAAAACGGTGgtgttttatctttatctttccaTCTGCCAGTTCTTGCTGATAACTTCTTGATCTTCTTCGCTATTTCTTGTCTGCATGAAGCTGCTTTTTGTAGCAAGCAAGTTCAGACAGAACTATCTTGACTGTGGTCAGAGGTAGGCGGTTTTTTTGTAGTTGGGTGCAGCAGCATGATCTTGAAGGCTTCTGAGGCTTTAAAGGTGGGCATTACACCTCCACCCTTAAAGCCACGCACCAAATTAAGTGAAAATTACACAATCCGACAATGGCCCCTTGGCCACTGGACTTCAGTGGTGTGATCTTGGGAGTTGTAAGTGGGGTGCCCAACCCTGACTTACGTCCGTGTAATGAAAGTCTTCCAGCTACCAGAGCAGCCACTTGCTCCTCTCTCAGGATGAATCAGGAAGCTTCAGGTCAAGCATTTCTCCCTGGGAGCTTTTCAGCTAAAATTTGATCAAACTGAAAAGGCCTGTGTATTAAGGCCATGCAGTGATTTGAGTGCTGTCTCTGGCAGGTGCTTTAGAGCAGcgattcccaacctttttggcaccagggaccggttttgtggaagacaattttgcCACGgaccggggtgtgtgtgtgtgattcaagcacttcctctttttcccaccttttattctttttccttcacgccgtttggagatagcagccaatgggcttgcttcctctgacaggaggtggagctcaggcggtgatgcaagcgatggggagtggctgtaaatacttagctgtaaatttgctcgcttgctcgcccaccactcacctcctactgtgcggcctggttcctaacaggccacggacgggtaccagtccacagcccaggggttggggacccctgctttagaGCATCATTGTGACACTTGTCTGCAACCCcttagtgtttcttaaacttgggaactttaagatgtggacttcaactcccagaaatccccagccagtgtgTAAAAGCATAATGGGGCTGTTTTcagggctacaggtagtcctcgacttactaccattcatttagcaactgttcaaagttacaacagcactggaaaaagtgacttgtgactgtcACAACTTCCCTGCAGTcttgtgatcaaaattcaggtgcttggcaaccagcgtgtatttatgatggttgcagcgtcccagggtcacacgAGGAGTCACACCCATTGTCTGGAGTGCTTCAGAAACAGACCTTGTTCATTTGGGGTGAAGTCCAAACTAAAATTTTGTCCATTGCATCCGAACGGGGATCCATAGAACAGGCGGTGCCATATATTCCTAGCCGATGGAATTAAAAACGTGCTCAGACAAGCGGGGAAGAAATGAGATGGCCGAGATGCTGTAGCCAAGTTTGTGGGTTTATCACCATCTGTTGGCTTGTTGTCTACAGAAAATATGGTCAGGGGCCTGGATGAAGATGAATCCAAGTTCCTCGATGAAGTGTCCCGACAGCAAGCGCTGGTAGAAAAGCAGCGTCACGAAGAAGATCTCAAGGAGCTGAATGAATACCGGATATCCTTGGCCCTAAAATGGTGGTTACTCCTCTTTGGGAGGGTTTGAAAGCAGCCAGACAGCCTTGCTCTTGCTTTTGAACcgtttggagcagtgtttctcaactgtggtccctttaagatgggtggacttcaactcccagagttccccagccagcaaggattctggaagttgaaggccatccatcttaaaggggccacagttgagaaacactggtttggagtGTTAACGTATCCTAAGATGGGTACTAagtttgcatcatttgtgtgcaAGCAATTCATTTAGCAGTACTTTAGTTAGGGGTGGATCTGTTCTACTGCTGTGCTATAATGTGTCacactttttaattaattaattaattaatttatcccatttctgcaccacccatctcgcaggcgactccaggtggtttacaattcagttaaaacaaaaatcataaaaAGGAGTACTTCATGAAAATATAAgcagaaaatatagaaaatatttaaaatttatataaaatatgtaattgCTCTGCTGCTTTAAATCTTGCTTTGGTCTGAGACAGTAAATATAATTTGATTCAATGAGTAGACCATAATGATATCCATACATTTGTATTCTTAGCTATTGCCAATTACATTTTTAGTTTCTGTTGTTATATTTTATCAACTTTTTAAGATAGgacaacattttaattttttaatccaGTCCATGGgctttttaatatattaacaGCAATATTATGCTATAGTATATTATTAAGACTCTGTGTAATGTAATATTACTGTCAATCATTTATATCCATATTCCAGACTTCTTAGGGGTTTAGTGACTTCACAGCTTTGAGCCCATAATTCTAATCTACCTACTTTTTCCATAGCTTTTAGGTCAGACTGTTCAGtagtaattatttattaaacttgtatgccacctcactctcaatgactttgggtggctcacaagtcaaacaaagaaattaagaacaataaaagataaagattaaAGGTGACAAGTGCAATGCAGCGGGGCTCTCAgtctccctcgccaaaggcctgatAGTTTCTCTGGTCGTTCTGGTCAATGGTcgttctggtcagtgactgtaataaaacttTTGATCTGGACATTAGTGAAGGAGGAGGGTCTTCAGAGAAGTGGCCACAGTTGTGTGGCTTTTCAGGGTGCCGACAATGTTTGGTAGCCAGTCAATATTTGAAGCCACCACTTTGAAGCGCGTTTTCTGCCATTAACCGCATGGGGAATGTGTTGGCTTGCGTGCACGTCAGTGGCCAGATTTGTGAAGTTGGGACAAGTGTTTTCTAGTTCTATGTGCATAGAGCTGGTCAGTTGAGTGAATACGTTTGAATGTGCCTACTTTGCTGGGGAAGTAATCTGCTTCTGTCCTAAACATTTGTATTTGCTATTTCATGCTTTGCCTCTCCCAGAGAAACCAAGTTATCCAGAAACACTCAACTGCGAGAAACCAACAATTTGATGACTCTAGCAGAACTTTTGCCAATAGAATGTCTTGAAATTAGATGCTATGATCTTCTCAGAGGCATTGAATCATCTACTGTGGGAACAAATGCTGGGTTTGGTTGCATGCAGAAGGGATCTTGCAGGCCACTGAGTTGATCACCAGGACGGTTGTTTTTAGTTGTGCTTTGTGGCGTTTCAGTTTTGAAACAGATAATAAGCGCAGGGAAGGAGACTCTATAAACACCCACTGCTATCTTGTAGAAATATGTTTTGTGGATCAATATATTCCCAGATTATGAATAACGATTTTGCTTGACAAGcgcaagaaaaggaaatacaaaagTATTAAAGCTAAAAACATGCCATAGGTTGCCAACCAAGCATTCCATCCAGTGCCTCCCCTTACAGAGAGGCTAGATCTGTCCCCTGTGTGAACAGGTACTTTGCTTGATTTGACTATAACTTGAGGTGCACCTAGTCATGGTGGCTTGCAGAGCAGTCCGCTCTGGCTTAACCAGCTAGCTATGGGTTCATGTAATGTCTGAATCTTGCCATGGGGTATGTTGTAGGAGCAATTGCGTTGATTTGTAGACTGACCTTCCTATTGCTGGCTTAGCAGCGGTGATAACGGGGCCTTCGTGGTTTCTGTTTTGTTGATGCTTCGGGTGTAATATAAGAAAGAGCAGGAGGCAAAGTGGCTGTTCTGCTCGGGGGGTTGACAGAATCCAGCAGCACCTCAAAGTGATCCAGAAGGGGAGTAGCTTGATGCTTGTCTGCCCTGGCTGAGGGAGGTGCCCATGTTGGCCCTTGCTTGGAACAGATTCTTCCTGGTCAGCATTTTTTGGCAAAGCCTGTTAAGAATAGACCTTTCTTTCGGCAGATAAACGTTCTCTAGCAGTGAAGGATGCGGAGAGATGCAACTAGCATTAACTATGAGTGTGGAAGGTGAACCTAAAGCAGATCTCCTATGGATGTGTGGATATTGCATTAGGGTTCCAGGCTGTAGCTGATGAGCACACTAAGTTTCTTTGGGGTACTAAGCTGAGTTGTTTTAAGTATTGGAAACTCCAGGTTGGAGGATATGGATTGGGCAAACAGCAGGCCGAGGTTATTAGTGCAGCCAATGACGTAAGCAAAATGTACTGAGGGGTTGAAAAGCCACTGAATTCCTGGCCCAGCCCCTTCTGCTGGCCTTTGCCAAACTCTGCTTCCAAATGGCTAAGCCCTGCATTGGCTTGTCGGGCCGGTGTTACTGAGGCTCTGCTCTAAATGTTCCGTGATTTCACCCCTTAtcttttgcttatttgttttcagTTTCCACCTGTGGCTTACTAGTTCCTGCTCTgtggggtgtgcatgtgtgtgcagcgtgtatgaaaaagaaatgttaactGTCCTGTTTAGGTTTATCCTTGCCCAGCAGGCATTTTAGGTTGTCTTGGGAATTtgggtgtctctctctctctctctctttctctctctgtattgTTTGTGAATGTATCTTTTCCCTCCCCAAATATTCATTATTGCACCGGGAGCATTTTCCATTATGGATCTATTGGAGGATCGCTAGGAAGCCTCTCCCATTTTGCGCTACCAAGGCATTCCAACGCGTTTCCTTTCTTTTCCGTGAAGATGGGAAACGTGGTCCGATCATCCTGGTAGTTCAGCTTATCAGGGTCATTTATCTGATCTGGAATGGTGTGAAATTCACCCAGGAAAGCTGAAATGAAATTAAGGTATGTGTGGGCATGTACTAAGAGACCAACCAATTTCTTTATCTGAATATAAGGAGACAATTGAGGTTGGTGAGGCTTCCCGATAATAAATATATTCGGTCTGCAATCAGCATCTTAGTAAAGTGTCATTTTGGTTGGTTTCAGTAAAGATCCTGCCCAATGCTCGtttttgaaaatcttgccaacGTCAGCTGGTGGCACTAGAGAGCTCAACTAATGGAACTCCAAGCTGGTCGCGATACTTGATGTGGCAGAGATTACATATAGATGTAGATGatagatacacacatacagtacatacacacagagagacagagcaTTAGCTGGGATAAGAACTAGGAAGTGTGGACTGCTGGGTCGAATCCTTATCTGGTTTTAAGAAAAAGCCATTTGTCTGAACTCTTGTCTATTATATGTACCTTGGCAGATGGTTAACTTGAAACGATTTGGTGTCCCACACTCAAGTTCTGATTCCTTGCTTTAGCCGAATAGGTCGTTGTTTCAGTCCCCTGATGCCTCTAATGCTATACTTGCAGGAAAGCAAATCCAGTAAAgttattttccccatttttgtaCACATTCCCTTTCCAAGGTTTGTATATGCCAGTGCCAAAGGTTAAGTGTAGTTGCAAAGatgctgggggggaaaaaataaaactgctgGTTAACACTTGTGGCACTGCAAACGCTGCCGAGTTCTTTGTTCTGGGTCGCCTTCGCTTCTTGCACTGCATTCTTTTTGTCCTTGACTTTGAGTTCACAGCACTTTGTCAAAGGTCGGGGTTAGTGCTGACTTGAAGAAGGAGGCAGACAAGAAACTGCCAGTAAAATCAGAAAACAGGAGCAAATTCTCTCAGGCAAAGCTGTTGGCAGGAGCTGTGAAACACAGAAGGTATGTTTTGCTCCTCTGTATTTCTGCACCTGAGGCTCAGCGCACAGCAGTAACAAAGAACTCAGGTCTTCTGACTCTTCCATGCAGGAAAATCCAGGGTTTTTGCAAGTGGAACTTGGATGAAATcagtttcttttcctttagaGCTAGCATTATAACTGTGACATGCACATGAGTCCAGAAATGAGGTTCCACAGATCCAAAAGCATCTGGATATTTTCAGTTGCCACTTGCCCCAATAGTTGAACAGCTGCTAAGCATCAAGTTTTCTTCGTGATCTCATTCAGGAAAATTGGATCATCTCCTGGGCAACTTCCAGGAAAAGCCCGGCTGCACCAAAGGATTGAAAATGATGTAGGGGGAACCTGAATAAAGAGGGAAGGGAGCAATAGAATGAGGGTATATTGAGTTCTCATCTTGAGAGGAACCACAGGTTGGAACCCTAAAGCTAAGCTAAGGTGCCCACAGACTTGACTTGTGCCTGACAGGCTCCTCTCTCGCTAATTTTTAGAGTTTGAAGGTCCATAGATGGAAAACTGGCATGTTGTGAAACACTGATCCTCAGCCTAGTGGGTCTTTCCTCTGGGTCTTTCCCAGAAGCCTCAGAGGCAGGTTTATGGGAGGCTTACCTGACCAGGAGAAACAAGGGATAAGCTTGGATGGTAGTGAACAATGAGGAACCTAGAGTGGGTGGTAGGAAGCCACTCCTAAGTTGGCATTTGTGGTTTCTATCTGGTCATATTAGAGCATTATTTTCTTCTGGAGGAGGAAGGATATCCAGTGTGTGGACAGCCAGACTGTCTTcgcagcagccattttgttaaGGTATATGCCAACATGTTCTCCTAATTGCTAATTTGCCACTGACCTGCAAAGATTGTCTTGTACTGTGACAAACCATAACGGTTGGCTTCCTGCGTTTCTCTTCCTGCTGATGGTTCATTATCAGGCTAGTAACAGCATGaggtgcactgatgatgttctctGGTCtggtagtgaaacatctgcaagaaggaAGCCAAGCTCAGACAACACCCACTGCTCAAAAATTCAGCTCTGAGCCACATCTCCACTCTTGAAACCAGGATGGGTTTTTGGTCTTTGGTTTACCAGACCAGATGAACACCACCTTGTTGTTTGTAATTCATAGTTTATGGTGGTAGGATGTACAAGtccagccagttgtggcttctGAACAAATCATGGTTACAATAAACTATGGGTTAGCATGTGTGCCTCTGATTATGGTCTTTCTGCTTCCCTGTTTTCCATAAACGAACCAATTTAAGTTCTGCTCGCTCTTTGGATTTGTGTCTCTTTGCAGCTCAGAAGGTGCCAATAGTGTAAAAAGATTGAAACTGGACCCGGATCCTGACCATGATAAGGTTCCAGGTGTGTATTTGCATGTGTTGGGAAGGGTCAGCGCGCATGGGGTTGAGTGCTTTGCACGGTTAGCTCTGCCCTGCTTTCGCAAGTTGCCTTCGGGGGGCTGGGATGGAAGGGGATTTTACTCTTGTGATCTTGGATGAAATCGAGCAGCAGACTAGACGGAGCGAGCAGCCTTTGACTGGACCATTCTTGGAAGAAGCTCTCCATTCAAGGGTGTCTGATAGGAGAGGTGGCCCACCTTTtcattcaggatttttttaaggaggaggagcagcagcagagagAAGGTATGAGGGATAATCTCAGTTTCCATGGCAGGAATGCGGAAACACTTCGCCATCACCTCCTTCCAAGACGCTTTTCGACTCCCCAGTCCAGCCTGCCATCCCCAGATTTCCTGGGGGTGTCCAATCCAAGAACTAATCAGGTCTGactctgctttgctttttgaGGTCAGCCGAGTTGGTTGGGTGCCGTGATCTAGTTGAgcaaaggaagagagaggaaagtaACGTGGTCCAGCGTTGCGCTTGGATTGGGGTGACCTGGTGTTTGAGAACTGTAAGGATGCTATTCCAGGCTTGGTTTCCTGGCTTGAGAGCAATGAGCCACGAGTCTCAATACTGATGCATCACTGTTCTTTCTTCTTATGATGAAGCTGCTTGCCAGACACTAACCCCCAATCTCTCTTCACTGATTGTGGCCCTCGAAGTCTTCCCCCAAGGCAGAATAGCTGGAGAAATGAGGGTGAACTGTGGGCAGAAGCTTCACAAAATTGGACGATGTCTGTAATGGTTACTGTGCCTCGCCCCAGTTTTTGCTCTTTGCTTCCAGAGGCAAGGCATGTAGTTAATCGAGAGATGGTGGTGTTGCACACTGACTCTCCATCTGCTCGGTTAGCTCCCCTTCCAAGTGTCTCCAGGCTAATTAGCCACAGAAGGTTGGCTGTCTCTAATCCCTTTCAATTATTAGTCATTCTCCCAAATGCTTGACAGGGATTGTTGATAATTCTGTGTGACAGAACCACAGTTGGCATTCTGAGACACATTTCACTTCACTGGAGACAGAATGGGGCTTAGATCTTTCTCCTGGATGGAGAGTCTTCTGAGCCAAGCTTTCCAGAGTCTTTCCCAGGTCCTTCTGGGGACGCAGGGATGGAACTTGACGTTTCTTGCCTGCAGGACAGATGTTTTGTCCCTCGGCTCTTgcccttccccttcagtttggtccTTTTTGATGTAAAGTTGGCACCTGCAATGACATGGAGGGTCATCAACTGTTAATAATGTAAAGGCCGATTGCAACTTTGGGTGCACTCAGGCGGAAATCAAGAAAAAGGCTCCATCATGCGGCACAACACAACACAACGATGAAGACTCAGATTAAGATGTCTGGTAAGATGGGTGTTTTCACTGAAATGTTGAAAGATGGGATTCAGCTTTCAATTGCCAAATCAGGTTGTCCATTCACTAGTTCGATAGGTCAGCAGCGGCATTTATCCAGACTTCTTGTTCTTTGCAAACTTGAGACAGCTCCAGCAAGTAAAATTAGAGGACTGCAGATCACTAATTTTAAGTCAATTTCAGCAGAGCTAGCAGCTCTTACATTATTATCTGGGCCTTTgcttttttggtgttagttccaGGAATCCCTTGTACACATAGCTTCCTGGGCCACCTCAAAGCAACGTGCCCAATAGCGAGGAAGTCAAGGGAGAGCTTTTGACCATAACAGAACACTTCAGAACTGAGTTGGAGGCAACTGAGACAGAGGCTCCCAAAGACTGGAGGGTTAAACGCTTCTTTGGTGCCCACGCGTGCCTGCCCTCGGTGACGTTCCATTCGGAGGAAACGGGAAATGTGGCCTCAAGAGTCAGCCTGGCCTTCCCAcactctttcttcttctctttcagaaaAACCGTCTTGCGTCCCCCTCGGCAGCAGCTCCACGGGCGGCTCTGCCATCCACTGCCCCTCAGCCGCTGTGTGCATTGGGATCCTGCCCGGCCTCGGGGCTTACTCAGGGAGCAGCGACTCCGAATCCAGCTCCGACAGCGAGGGCACCATCAATTCGACGGGCAAAATCGTCTCCTCCGTGTTCCGTGGCAGCAACTTCTTTGATGCCCCGCTCTAGGCTTCTTTGCGGCTCGCCCAGAACTGGTTTCCTTTCTCATCCCGGTCGTTCTTTCAAAACTCACTGCTTTTTCCCCGTCTCCCTTTTTCGGATAACACCAAAATAATGCACTGCGGCAGTTTTTGTCGGTGTCTCGGCCTTCCCTTTGCCCCTGCTGCCCCCCAGCCTTCTCTCTAAGACTGTGCTTAGCGTGGGACGGGGGTCTGGCCAGGAAGGAGGTGGTTCAGGCACACCCCTTGAGAAACGCCTCGGCTGGAACAAAACGCTTGACCCCTCGGAGGGTGATGAGAAGAGTCTTAAAagggaaagggggtgggggcaaTGACAAGTGGCTTTTAGAAATATTCTTGGATAAGTGGCAAGCTTGCAGCAAGGAGGAGTGGCCCCTCCTGTAGGTTTTAAGTGTCATTTTATTATATAATCGAAAGGGATGGGAGAGGCAGCAAAATCACACAGTGGTAAGAAATGAGTGTTGAGAAGTGTAACCAAGTTCCCCTGTTGCATTGGATTAAAAATATccccaagcattttttttttatcttggatTTTGCTGTTCATGATTCTTCACACAGTCCTGCTGTGCTTTGCCATCATCTCTTAGACTCCCTGCTGGCTCTCCTTGGTGGCCAAAATTCCTCACGCAGTGGAATTTTAAAGTTGATGGTCAGTTACTGAAAATCTTGGGCTTCCATTCAAGGTtatcatgatttttttcccctgagaatACAAAGGGGTTCTGAATGAATGGCTGGGCTTAGTTTGGGGGACTACTGCAAAAAGTATCGCTGATAGCAGTTACATAGCAGAGTAGCAGCTTCATAATGCCCAGAAATCTGGGGTGAGGCTGGTCAGCAGCTGCGATGCTTTGGGAGACATGCAGCGTGTGTAGTTCAAGTTTAACGCTTCAATTGATGTACAAATGAAACTTTAATGTTTGCCCAGTTGGTCTTGTGAGCTCTGTTTGTTGAAGAAAAGCAATTAAACCCATGGGTGTTGGACAGGCTTCATTGAGAAACAGCATGCTTGCCATGGCTGATTTGTTAGGGACCTTTTAGGATGCGCATTCCGTTGTGCCGAGTTCCACCAACTTGATGGAAATGTTATCAGCATCGGAACAAAGCTAGAAGTTGTAGTAGTCCCAGGAACAATTCAGTGCAGGTATTCCCATGCTGCTTTACGTCTCTGAGAACCTGGAGGGTGAATGTAAATTTGATCTCCTCTTCAGTCCTCTGTCTGTTGCCTAAGGATTGGATTGATCTTAAAGTCCCAGTTATGGGCCAAgctcagcctccttttcccagccaTGGGTAAAGGAGGGTTGAGAAAGCTACAGAAGCTTATAGGAAAGTCAGATACATGTTCATAAGATACggcatttaaaaaacaacctcAAAAATCCAAGAGAAGAATCAGAGGAGTGGGATTGCCTGCCTCTTACATGCTGCGCGTGTCCGGGAGGAGGAAGGTAGCCTTTattgcattgtttctcaaccctagcaactttgagatgtgtggacttcaactcccagcatggctggctgggagattctgggagttgaagtccacacatcttaaagttgctgagatagagaaacactgctttataggatttgtgtgtgtgagagggagggGTTGCAACAGAAATGGGGTAGAGGCACGTTTGGGCAAAAAGTCTTTTGGCACCTGAACAATTGGAAAAGTGCAGAGAGTTGTCAGGCTGCCCTGCTTAGAATGTGGATGGGGGGCCACCAGGAAAGCCTCAAGTAGACTGGACAGTTGAAAAATGATATCCCAGAAGGccacagtggcaaaccacttctgtgctgTTCCAAGACAGCAACACAGATGTGACTGTAGGGTCCCCAGCTGCTGAGCTCAGCTTGAGAGTGTCTCTGTAATAGGATGTAGAGACCAGTGTCCTTTATTGCTCACTGCCTGTCACAGGCCATGCGGCTCCCTCCAGGTGAAACAGGCTTTGAGGAGTCCGTTGCTTGCCGATATCCACCTGGGGAGAGAAGACACGCCCTTTCCTTTGCAGTAACTGTGACAAACCCAGC from the Candoia aspera isolate rCanAsp1 chromosome 11, rCanAsp1.hap2, whole genome shotgun sequence genome contains:
- the PSME3IP1 gene encoding PSME3-interacting protein → MEGGESSADLVINKRFVSEAELEDRRKRRQEEWEKVRKPEDPKECPEEAYDPRSLYERLQEQKDKKQQEFEEQFKFKNMVRGLDEDESKFLDEVSRQQALVEKQRHEEDLKELNEYRISLSKVGVSADLKKEADKKLPVKSENRSKFSQAKLLAGAVKHRSSEGANSVKRLKLDPDPDHDKVPEKPSCVPLGSSSTGGSAIHCPSAAVCIGILPGLGAYSGSSDSESSSDSEGTINSTGKIVSSVFRGSNFFDAPL